One window from the genome of Pseudalkalibacillus hwajinpoensis encodes:
- a CDS encoding abortive infection family protein — translation MISKRTIHTFYDLLTGYGTLATIQKLFECEYIFETENHVSTLNGQRRSLADSYVASLDLKNPSDLRKLLNVIEMFYLENEESEHFQNDTTWKQFVKLLERDGYAFVNGKVQYENTTYIPQELENFTVEYNIEHVENDWNRALSQAKTDPEDAITATRAMVESTLKWILDDIGEEYKETDNLSQLYKKVAQLLNLSPDQHGAEIFKQILGSINGVVTGLGALRNAYGDSHGKGKVYYKPSERHAKFAINLSGTLCIYLLETYMVSRKAPSI, via the coding sequence TTGATAAGCAAACGGACAATCCACACTTTTTACGACTTATTAACCGGCTATGGAACACTCGCAACCATTCAAAAGCTCTTTGAATGTGAATATATTTTTGAAACTGAAAATCATGTCTCCACTTTAAATGGGCAAAGACGTTCACTTGCTGACTCTTATGTTGCTTCACTTGATTTAAAAAATCCTAGTGACTTACGGAAATTGTTAAACGTAATAGAAATGTTTTATCTCGAAAATGAAGAAAGTGAACACTTCCAAAATGATACAACTTGGAAGCAATTTGTAAAGTTGTTGGAACGTGACGGTTATGCTTTTGTAAATGGCAAGGTTCAATATGAAAACACTACATATATCCCACAAGAGCTTGAGAATTTCACTGTGGAATATAATATTGAACATGTTGAAAATGATTGGAATAGAGCTTTAAGTCAAGCAAAGACTGATCCAGAAGACGCAATCACTGCAACCAGAGCAATGGTTGAAAGTACATTGAAATGGATACTTGACGACATTGGTGAAGAATATAAAGAAACGGACAATTTGAGCCAATTATACAAGAAGGTTGCTCAATTGCTAAACTTGTCTCCAGACCAACATGGAGCAGAGATTTTCAAGCAAATACTAGGTTCAATAAATGGAGTTGTAACTGGACTGGGAGCTTTGAGAAATGCTTATGGAGACTCACACGGCAAAGGAAAAGTATATTATAAACCAAGCGAACGACACGCAAAATTTGCAATTAATTTAAGTGGAACACTTTGCATTTATCTTTTGGAAACATACATGGTTAGTAGAAAGGCTCCTTCGATTTAA
- a CDS encoding restriction endonuclease, which yields MSVWLFRAGRHGEYENKFLQDKRVYLTWDDLNTDLSTINEKEELYQTLITLYNLEKEKTAVNWASQIWPIAHRMKIGDWVVLPSKMNRTIHIGEITSEYKYEESNGSPYYHYRDVKWFATDIPRDSFEQDLLYSFGAFMTVCKIRRNDAEKRIREMYRNNWSVKKDKTIADLVDENEEQVTFDLDEYIYDQISKRIIQRFKGHNMETLIEELLKAKGFTTYRSPEGADHGVDILAASDTLGFGHPRICVQVKTSDTPLDRPTLDQLIGTMSNFSADFGLLVSWSGFKNSVMREVPKQFFKVRLWDSKTVINEIFKNYQHLSDEIKKEIPIKRVWMLDEDDG from the coding sequence ATGAGTGTATGGTTGTTCCGTGCCGGGAGGCATGGAGAGTACGAAAATAAGTTTTTGCAGGATAAGCGAGTGTATTTAACCTGGGATGATTTAAATACAGATTTATCGACGATCAACGAAAAGGAAGAACTTTATCAGACACTCATAACGCTATATAACCTTGAAAAAGAAAAAACGGCGGTTAACTGGGCTTCACAAATCTGGCCAATTGCTCACCGTATGAAAATTGGAGACTGGGTTGTTCTCCCCTCAAAGATGAACAGAACGATACATATTGGAGAGATTACTAGTGAGTATAAATACGAAGAGTCAAATGGAAGCCCTTATTACCACTATCGTGATGTGAAGTGGTTTGCGACGGATATTCCGCGGGATTCCTTTGAACAAGACTTGCTGTATTCATTTGGTGCCTTTATGACAGTTTGTAAAATCAGACGAAACGATGCAGAGAAAAGAATACGTGAGATGTATCGAAACAACTGGAGTGTCAAAAAAGATAAAACGATTGCAGATCTGGTTGACGAAAATGAAGAACAGGTTACTTTTGATTTAGATGAGTATATTTATGACCAGATATCTAAGCGTATAATTCAGCGATTTAAAGGTCACAACATGGAGACGTTAATAGAAGAATTGCTTAAGGCTAAGGGATTTACCACTTATCGAAGCCCGGAAGGTGCAGACCATGGTGTTGATATCTTAGCAGCCTCTGATACGCTCGGGTTCGGCCATCCAAGAATTTGTGTACAGGTGAAAACATCAGATACACCACTTGACCGACCTACATTAGACCAGTTAATTGGTACGATGAGTAACTTTAGTGCAGATTTTGGTTTACTGGTTTCATGGAGTGGCTTTAAAAATTCTGTGATGAGAGAAGTCCCAAAGCAATTCTTTAAAGTACGCTTATGGGATTCGAAAACAGTAATTAATGAGATTTTCAAAAATTATCAGCATTTAAGTGACGAAATTAAAAAGGAGATTCCCATCAAGAGAGTCTGGATGTTAGATGAGGACGATGGTTAA